Within the Novosphingobium pentaromativorans US6-1 genome, the region CAGCAGCGGATCCAGGTTGCCCTGCACGGGCATGCCTTCGGGCAATTCGCGCGCGGCCCAGATCGGGTCTATCGTCTCGTCGATCCCGACGGCGTCGACTCCTGTCTCGCGGGCATAAGCGGCCAGTTTCTCTCCGGCGCCCTTCGGAAAGCCGATGATCGGTGTCTGCGGGTGCAGGGCCCTGATCCGCGCGACGATGCGCGCATTGGGCGCCAAGACCCATTTCTCGAACTGCGCGGGGGCAAGGCTGCCCGACCATGAATCGAACAGCTGGATGGCTTCGGCGCCGGCCGTGATCTGGCCGCTGAGGTACCCGACCGTCACGTCGACGATACCGTCGATGATCGCCTGGAAGGCTGCAGGATCGCGATAGGCCATGGCCCGGGTCTCATGCTGGTCCCGACTCCCCTCGCCAGCGACCATGTACGTCGCGACGGTCCAGGGGCTCCCTGCAAAGCCCAACATCGTCTTGTCGGCATCGAGCGAGGCCCGAACCTTGGCGACGGTATCGTAGATCGGGGAAAGCCGTTTCGGCACCGCGGTAAGTCCGTCCAGCGCATGGTCGACAAGGCGTGGACTCAGTTTCGGCCCCTCGCCTGCCAGGAACTCGAGGTTCTGGCCCATCGCGTAAGGCACGATGAGAATGTCGGAAAACAGGATCGCGCCATCGAATCCGAAGCGTTCGATCGGCTGGAGCGTAATCTCGGCTGCGGCATCGGTATCGTAGACCAGCGCGAGGAATCCGCCCTTCTCTGCACGCAAGGCCCGATACTCCGGAAGATAGCGTCCGGCCTGGCGCATGAGCCAGATCGGGCGCTTGCCGGAATTTTCGCCACGGAGCGTGTTCAGAAGGAGGCCTGGCATCGCGTTTCGGGTCCGATCAAAAAAAATAAGAGATTTTATAAAAGGATGATGGAGTCTGTTGGCCCTGTGGATATCGGGGACGGGCGACCCTTGCCCGATTTGTCCCGGATTGAACAGGGTGAAGTGGCCGATGCGACTCTCCCTCGCTGCAGAGTCAATCAATCGTTTTGCGCCTTATCCCCAGCCTGTGGAATGACTCCGCGGACTGTCCACAAGTACCCCCTGTGGAATCCGGACGATGGGGACGGAATCGGCCTTGCGAGTTGTCACCGGAACGCTCCCGTGGTTTATGCCGCTACATATCCACAGGCCGCCACAAGGACCTCGCGAGACCGCATTCATGGCGCGAATTCACTTACATCTGCTTTCGGATTCCACCGGCGAAACCCTGGAAATGATCGCCAAGGCAGCGCTCGCCCAGTTCGACGACAGCGAAGTCCTGCGCCATTTCTGGCCGATGGTCCGTTCGCAGCAGCACCTCGACCGCATCATGGGGGAAATCGCCGCCAATCCCGGTCTCGTCTTCTTCACGCTGGTGAATGAAGAAACGCGCGGAAGGCTGGAAGAGCGGTGCCACACGCTGGGGCTTCCCGCCCTTGCCGTGCTCGACAACGTGACCGACGCGCTCGAGGCGCATTTGGGACAGGAAGCGAAGGGGCGTCCCGGTCGCCAGCACCGCCTCGACGATGCCTACTTCGCGCGCGTCGATGCGATCCAGTTCACGATTGCCCACGATGACGGGATCGCATGGGAAGACTGGGAAGATTCCGATATCATTCTCGCGGGCGTATCGCGCACGTCCAAGACGCCGACGAGCATCTATCTCGCCAATCGCGGCTACAAGGTCGCGAATATCCCCATCGTGGTGGAAAGTCCGCCGCCGCAGGCCCTCTTCGGTCTGCGCCGGCCGATGGTAGTCGGTCTGACGACGGCGCCGGAGCGCCTCATCCAGGTGCGCCGCAACCGCCTGCTTTCGCTGAGCCAGTCGCCCGATACCGACTATGTGCAGGCGGAAAAGGTGGAAAGCGAGGTCAAATACGCGCGCCGCATGTTCGCCGATAATTCGTGGCCGGTCATCGACGTCACCCGCCGCTCGATCGAGGAAACGGCTGCGGCGATCATCAACCTGTACAACGAGCGCAAGGCCTCGGGCATCAAGGGCCCGGTCGGACCCAAGCCGATCTGACTTTTCGGGAAGCACAGCAAAGACAATGATCGTTCTCGCATCCAAGAGTGCATCGCGTCGCGCGATGCTGGAAGCTGCCCAGATTCCCTTCTGCACGCAGCCGGCACATGTCGACGAACGTGCGATCGAAGCAGATCTTGGCGCGGTTCCGGCTGGTGAAGTCGCGCTCGCCCTCGCCAGGGCCAAGGCCCTTGCGGTTTCGCATAATGCACCCGGTACGCTGGTGCTGGGCAGCGACTCCCTCGTCACCTGCGACGGTTTCCGGTTCGACAAGCCCGGAACGCGCGAGGCCGCGACCGAGCATCTCCGCTTCTTTTCCGGCAAGGTCATGAAGCTGCACAGCGCGGCAGCCCTGGCGCGCGATGGTGAAGTGGTCTGGGCTGACGGCGGCCTTGCCGAACTGCACGTGATCGCCATGTCCGATGGCTTCATCGCCGATTACCTCGAGGCCGAATGGCCCGAGGTCTCCGGCTGCGTCGGTGTCTTCCGCTTCGAAGGCCGGGGCGTGCAACTGTTCGAGAAAGTCGATGGCGACTATTTTACCATTCTGGGCATGCCGCTGCTCAAGGTGCAGGCGGCACTGCGCCAACTGGGAGTGATGAAGAAATGACTTCGTCCTCCCGGCCCCAGCCCTATGCCGAAGTGATCGGCGATCCCATCGCCCAGTCCAAGTCCCCGGCGATCCATAATTTCTGGCTCGGCAAGCAAGGGATCGATGCACGCTACGAGGCTTGCCGCGTCGCTCCCGGCGGCTTGCCAGATTACCTCGCGGCCCGCCGCGCCGATACCGGTTGGCGCGGCTGCAACGTGACGATGCCGCACAAGCAGGATATCATTCCGCTGCTCGACCGGCTCGATCCGCTCGCGCAGAGCATCGGCGCGGTCAACACCGTCGTGCGCGAGGAAGACGGGACCCTGGTGGGTTACAATACCGATGTCCCCGGCTTCCTAGAACCGCTTCGCGACCGGCTCGATCGGCAGCACCTTTTCCGCATGGCGCGTATCCTCGGCACTGGCGGAGCTGCCCGCGCCATCATTGCCGCGCTTTCCCGCAAGGGCTTTGTACTTGTCCTGGCCGGTCGCAATCCCGAAAAGGCGCGCGCCCTGCTCGACGAACTGGCGACCGGAGACGACCACCACGCGATCGACCTCGCCCATTTCAGCCAGGCGACCGATTTTGCCTTTGACGACCGCAAGGGCATCATGGACCTTGTCGTGAATGCCAGCCCCCTGGGGATGACCGGTCAGGCGCCGCTGGAATTTGATTTCAGTCATGTCCCTCCCGGCAGCGTCATTTATGACATTGTTACCAGTCCGCTGGAGACTCTTTTTCTGAAGGAGGCGCGCGAGGCCGGGTTCGAGACAGTGGACGGCCTGTCCATGCTGATCGGCCAGGCTGCATTTGCCTTCGAGAAGTTCTTCGGCACATTTCCACCACGCGACTCGGACGCCGAGCTTCGGGAGATCCTGCTCAAGTGACTGCGACTCGACCCCGGATTCTGGGACTGACCGGCTCGATCGGCATGGGCAAATCGACAGTGGCGCAGATGCTGCGCGAACTGGGCGTTCCCGTGTTCGATGCGGACGCGGCGGTGCATGCGCTGCAGGGACCGGGCGGCCGCCTGCTTCCGGAGATAGAGCAAGCCTTCCCCGGAACCACCGGTGCACAGGGGGTGGACCGGCCGAAACTGGGCGCCGCGGTCTTCGGAGACAAGGAAAAGCTCGCCCGGC harbors:
- a CDS encoding Maf family protein; the encoded protein is MIVLASKSASRRAMLEAAQIPFCTQPAHVDERAIEADLGAVPAGEVALALARAKALAVSHNAPGTLVLGSDSLVTCDGFRFDKPGTREAATEHLRFFSGKVMKLHSAAALARDGEVVWADGGLAELHVIAMSDGFIADYLEAEWPEVSGCVGVFRFEGRGVQLFEKVDGDYFTILGMPLLKVQAALRQLGVMKK
- the aroE gene encoding shikimate dehydrogenase yields the protein MTSSSRPQPYAEVIGDPIAQSKSPAIHNFWLGKQGIDARYEACRVAPGGLPDYLAARRADTGWRGCNVTMPHKQDIIPLLDRLDPLAQSIGAVNTVVREEDGTLVGYNTDVPGFLEPLRDRLDRQHLFRMARILGTGGAARAIIAALSRKGFVLVLAGRNPEKARALLDELATGDDHHAIDLAHFSQATDFAFDDRKGIMDLVVNASPLGMTGQAPLEFDFSHVPPGSVIYDIVTSPLETLFLKEAREAGFETVDGLSMLIGQAAFAFEKFFGTFPPRDSDAELREILLK
- a CDS encoding pyruvate, water dikinase regulatory protein translates to MARIHLHLLSDSTGETLEMIAKAALAQFDDSEVLRHFWPMVRSQQHLDRIMGEIAANPGLVFFTLVNEETRGRLEERCHTLGLPALAVLDNVTDALEAHLGQEAKGRPGRQHRLDDAYFARVDAIQFTIAHDDGIAWEDWEDSDIILAGVSRTSKTPTSIYLANRGYKVANIPIVVESPPPQALFGLRRPMVVGLTTAPERLIQVRRNRLLSLSQSPDTDYVQAEKVESEVKYARRMFADNSWPVIDVTRRSIEETAAAIINLYNERKASGIKGPVGPKPI
- the hemE gene encoding uroporphyrinogen decarboxylase — its product is MPGLLLNTLRGENSGKRPIWLMRQAGRYLPEYRALRAEKGGFLALVYDTDAAAEITLQPIERFGFDGAILFSDILIVPYAMGQNLEFLAGEGPKLSPRLVDHALDGLTAVPKRLSPIYDTVAKVRASLDADKTMLGFAGSPWTVATYMVAGEGSRDQHETRAMAYRDPAAFQAIIDGIVDVTVGYLSGQITAGAEAIQLFDSWSGSLAPAQFEKWVLAPNARIVARIRALHPQTPIIGFPKGAGEKLAAYARETGVDAVGIDETIDPIWAARELPEGMPVQGNLDPLLLLSGGAELEKQAHAVLDAFAGRPHVFNLGHGIGQHTPIAHVEDLLRVVRAWQHQA